The proteins below come from a single Chitinophaga pinensis DSM 2588 genomic window:
- a CDS encoding RNA polymerase sigma-70 factor — translation MEPLNDLKTDSALLEQYFLEYFEVLHNYAYTILKDNDEAKDAVQAVFIQLWQKRESLQIRQSVRAYLYAATHNHCLNHIKSSKIRKKHYDRFASGISSTGITDIEQQIVFADMRKEVLEAMKALPERCREIFFKSRFEEKSYNEIAAELQISVKTVEAQMGRALRTLRTILSERTFSWLIISAQLISILKNLFH, via the coding sequence TTGGAACCACTAAATGACCTTAAAACAGACAGTGCCTTACTTGAGCAGTACTTCCTTGAATACTTTGAGGTGTTGCACAACTATGCGTATACGATCCTGAAAGATAATGACGAGGCGAAAGATGCAGTACAGGCAGTTTTTATCCAGCTATGGCAGAAAAGAGAAAGCCTGCAGATCCGGCAATCTGTAAGGGCTTATCTCTACGCAGCCACTCACAATCACTGCCTGAATCATATCAAAAGCAGTAAGATCCGGAAGAAGCATTACGACAGGTTTGCATCCGGTATATCATCCACCGGCATAACTGATATCGAACAGCAGATCGTCTTTGCCGATATGAGAAAAGAAGTTCTCGAAGCCATGAAGGCCCTGCCTGAACGATGCCGGGAGATATTCTTTAAAAGCAGATTCGAAGAAAAAAGTTATAACGAGATAGCAGCAGAACTGCAAATTTCTGTAAAGACAGTAGAAGCACAGATGGGTAGGGCATTACGCACGTTAAGAACAATCCTGTCCGAACGAACTTTCAGTTGGCTGATTATCAGTGCACAACTGATCTCCATCCTGAAAAATCTTTTTCACTAA
- a CDS encoding family 16 glycosylhydrolase, with protein sequence MNFELKKINWEPGKAPSQLQSMTLRIRKKSDEDDESYYTTITDALQVNTDGTILNPPVINDLEEETNYVLRVLNNDPAGGKFDMVFTTPGTFETESFTPSYYPNSELMYTADSNIRGAMLPPQSGAYYSLDYTAADWFETYADAVIPGEVVFEKKQDIAGIKLQTPSDLVIFAMDAGFLEGIKTQYALGLHFYVDAKDLPATGRWPLISFGAPPDRDGVSVYVNCETKKVHWAQQRNVTIQEIVSTEPIKLGEWNQVLVSRPTDISASKMWLNSSDTSTGKFTTATIPNIIWMLDSVSIGSPGGIFSKYYYTTLNMDSMIAEKYLRPPYPVGILEDYYDAENRFTIPTKNLVVLDKNYILCSIPTDAPSGRKWFYIEDSLGKRRKIEVNILPLEKVQYPVEMDFSPEGGGEYYFKDLYYPRATGWGGANGGVSDKHIYTQNGQLVLEAHGDQYTGTSRGYSIGGALKYHYDQRDPSFNLPWITRVGAMITSKDYYGYGRYIVVAKLPRDIGVAPSFWTTHYAKVYPRDPRYDQMLAQGLHRQGDLQAGYYVVGDNQINMDLPSNNANYIFYNVEEMLATHYHMTWKGQLVAVEQDEDPVNNGTWQLNDIAAPQLLESWTKVNNEIQHVYQPQKDNIICTNRQGEIGEGRGLITYNNPFEDEFFSMLTNIGKDVWDDEFHEFRFDWYADRVEYYVDGEIIQVNKHFVPDVAGRWSIGLWFPSEPEPQRTWRTDIRTAWAGPVADWKYQKMFIKRIAHTPFTDEEAGGSNRLVGENEPFDGLRRYPAPPPA encoded by the coding sequence ATGAACTTTGAGCTAAAAAAAATAAACTGGGAACCCGGCAAAGCACCATCACAACTCCAGTCGATGACACTGCGCATCAGAAAGAAAAGTGACGAGGATGATGAGAGCTACTATACAACCATTACAGATGCCCTGCAGGTAAACACTGACGGTACAATATTAAATCCACCTGTCATCAACGACCTGGAAGAAGAAACAAACTATGTTCTCCGCGTCCTGAACAATGATCCCGCTGGTGGAAAGTTTGACATGGTATTTACTACGCCTGGAACATTTGAAACCGAGTCATTCACACCCTCTTATTATCCCAACTCCGAACTGATGTACACCGCAGATAGTAATATCAGGGGTGCGATGTTACCGCCCCAATCCGGCGCTTATTACAGCCTGGACTATACAGCGGCGGACTGGTTCGAAACTTATGCCGATGCTGTCATACCTGGCGAAGTCGTGTTTGAGAAAAAGCAGGATATAGCAGGCATTAAATTACAGACGCCGTCTGATCTGGTAATTTTTGCAATGGATGCAGGATTCCTGGAAGGAATAAAGACGCAGTATGCATTAGGTCTCCATTTCTATGTAGATGCGAAAGACCTGCCGGCAACCGGCAGATGGCCACTGATCTCCTTTGGCGCTCCTCCCGACAGAGATGGTGTATCAGTATATGTAAACTGTGAAACCAAAAAGGTACATTGGGCGCAGCAAAGAAATGTAACCATACAGGAGATCGTAAGCACAGAGCCGATCAAACTTGGCGAATGGAACCAGGTACTCGTCTCCCGTCCAACTGATATCAGTGCTTCAAAGATGTGGTTAAACTCCTCCGATACATCTACAGGAAAATTCACCACGGCCACTATACCCAACATAATATGGATGCTTGATTCTGTAAGTATCGGCTCTCCCGGAGGCATCTTCAGTAAATACTACTATACAACACTCAATATGGATAGTATGATCGCTGAAAAATATCTTCGCCCCCCTTATCCGGTTGGCATACTGGAAGACTATTATGATGCAGAGAACAGATTTACCATCCCGACAAAAAATCTGGTCGTATTGGATAAGAATTATATTCTCTGTTCAATACCGACTGATGCACCTTCAGGCCGCAAATGGTTTTACATCGAAGACAGCCTTGGTAAAAGAAGAAAGATTGAAGTCAACATACTGCCACTTGAAAAAGTACAGTATCCGGTAGAAATGGATTTCAGTCCAGAAGGAGGAGGAGAATATTATTTCAAAGACCTCTACTATCCAAGAGCAACGGGATGGGGCGGCGCAAACGGCGGCGTATCGGATAAACACATCTACACCCAAAACGGACAGCTTGTGCTGGAGGCACACGGAGACCAATATACAGGCACCTCCCGTGGATATAGTATAGGCGGCGCGCTGAAGTATCATTATGATCAACGAGATCCTTCCTTCAACCTTCCGTGGATTACAAGGGTTGGTGCGATGATCACTTCTAAAGATTATTATGGCTATGGCCGCTATATAGTAGTAGCCAAATTACCGCGAGATATAGGCGTAGCGCCTAGCTTCTGGACAACGCACTATGCAAAAGTATATCCACGGGATCCGCGCTATGATCAGATGCTGGCGCAGGGTTTACACAGGCAGGGCGATCTGCAGGCAGGGTATTATGTAGTGGGAGATAACCAGATTAATATGGACCTGCCCAGCAATAATGCTAACTACATTTTCTACAATGTAGAAGAAATGCTCGCCACGCATTATCACATGACATGGAAAGGCCAGCTGGTAGCAGTAGAACAAGATGAAGACCCCGTAAACAATGGTACCTGGCAACTCAATGATATCGCCGCACCACAACTGCTGGAAAGCTGGACGAAAGTCAACAATGAGATCCAACACGTATATCAGCCACAGAAAGACAATATCATATGCACTAACCGGCAAGGTGAAATTGGAGAGGGCAGAGGACTGATCACCTACAACAATCCTTTTGAGGATGAATTCTTCTCTATGCTGACAAACATCGGCAAAGACGTGTGGGACGACGAATTCCATGAATTCAGATTTGACTGGTATGCGGACAGGGTTGAATATTATGTGGATGGAGAAATCATACAGGTGAATAAACACTTCGTACCTGATGTAGCAGGAAGATGGTCCATAGGTCTTTGGTTCCCTTCTGAGCCGGAGCCACAGCGCACCTGGCGGACAGACATAAGGACGGCATGGGCAGGACCAGTAGCAGACTGGAAATATCAAAAAATGTTTATTAAAAGGATTGCACACACACCTTTCACTGACGAAGAAGCCGGTGGCTCAAATCGTCTTGTAGGTGAGAACGAACCTTTTGATGGACTGCGGAGATATCCTGCACCTCCTCCTGCGTAA
- a CDS encoding helix-turn-helix transcriptional regulator, which translates to MEMQTFLPSDILKSYIKYYWVFATDQQSINDAIYPSGYLELAINISEGEVVSVLNDRYIGMPPVEVLGQLTAPARIIAGKQTTLLVTRFYPHATGLFFPNRIADFTDDSVDLLDVFKTDTVDLHARMMDQRTLAQKIGILDGFLVRQLIKSQKNLSQISLVESICRYAGTGGDGPDIEQLALQHGVSARYIQKLFLDCIGITPKRFFNIRRFNKSLDLVRKAQESLTSIAYECGYYDQAHFIREFKAFSGVTPSRFLQPALLENTTGI; encoded by the coding sequence ATGGAAATGCAGACATTTCTCCCTTCCGACATCTTAAAATCTTATATCAAGTATTACTGGGTCTTTGCCACGGATCAGCAAAGTATCAACGATGCTATTTACCCCAGCGGCTACCTGGAACTGGCCATTAATATCTCGGAAGGAGAAGTTGTTTCTGTATTGAATGACCGTTATATCGGGATGCCTCCGGTGGAAGTACTTGGTCAGTTGACGGCGCCTGCCCGGATTATCGCAGGAAAGCAAACCACTCTGCTGGTCACCCGCTTTTATCCTCATGCGACAGGCTTATTCTTCCCTAACCGGATCGCTGATTTTACAGATGATTCAGTAGACCTCTTAGACGTTTTTAAGACAGATACAGTCGATCTGCATGCCCGCATGATGGACCAGCGTACCCTGGCACAGAAGATCGGCATACTGGACGGCTTCCTCGTCCGGCAACTCATTAAATCCCAAAAGAACCTGTCCCAGATCTCTCTGGTGGAGAGTATATGCCGCTATGCCGGAACAGGAGGGGACGGACCTGATATAGAACAACTGGCCCTGCAACACGGTGTATCAGCCCGTTATATCCAGAAATTATTCCTCGATTGTATTGGCATCACACCCAAGCGCTTTTTCAATATCAGGCGTTTTAATAAGAGCCTGGACCTGGTCAGAAAAGCGCAGGAATCCCTGACCTCCATCGCCTATGAGTGTGGATACTATGATCAGGCCCATTTCATCAGGGAATTCAAGGCATTTTCGGGCGTTACGCCTTCCCGCTTCCTCCAACCTGCTCTTTTAGAAAATACGACGGGAATCTGA
- a CDS encoding NAD-dependent epimerase/dehydratase family protein, whose translation MKVLVTGSAGHLGEGLVRTLQARRYEVTGIDIQASPFTTFVGSITDREFVKTCLEGIQAVIHTATLHKPHVATHSKQDFIDTNITGTLHLLEESVAAGVEAFVFTSTTSVFGDALVPPPGTPAAWITEEVTPVPKNIYGVTKAAAEDICQLFYRNHQLPCIVLRTSRFFPEEDDNKGRRNAFTDGNLKANEYLCRRVELEDAVEAHILAIKRAKAIGFGKYIISATSPFMQGHTPYLRSNAEWVVQGVVPAFVQEYARRGWRMFKEIDRVYVNEKARKELGWAPKYDFAYVVEQLKADRDFRSLLTREVGAKGYHAETFEDGPYPV comes from the coding sequence ATGAAAGTTTTAGTTACCGGGAGCGCCGGACATCTTGGTGAGGGGTTAGTCCGTACGCTACAGGCACGTCGTTATGAAGTAACCGGCATAGATATACAAGCGTCTCCGTTTACAACATTTGTAGGTTCCATCACAGACAGGGAGTTTGTTAAAACTTGTCTTGAGGGGATACAGGCAGTGATCCATACCGCTACTTTACATAAACCGCATGTTGCCACACATAGTAAACAGGATTTTATTGATACCAATATTACCGGTACGCTGCACCTGCTGGAGGAATCAGTTGCTGCCGGTGTGGAAGCCTTTGTTTTTACCAGTACGACAAGTGTATTCGGAGATGCATTGGTGCCACCACCAGGTACGCCTGCGGCCTGGATTACTGAGGAAGTGACGCCGGTACCCAAGAATATATATGGTGTGACCAAGGCCGCCGCTGAGGATATTTGCCAGCTGTTTTACCGTAATCACCAACTGCCTTGTATCGTACTGCGTACTTCCCGCTTTTTCCCGGAAGAAGATGATAATAAAGGAAGAAGGAATGCTTTTACAGATGGCAATCTGAAAGCCAACGAGTACCTGTGCAGACGAGTGGAGCTGGAAGATGCCGTTGAAGCGCATATACTGGCCATTAAACGGGCGAAAGCCATTGGTTTCGGAAAATATATTATCAGTGCCACATCGCCTTTTATGCAGGGGCATACACCTTATTTACGCAGTAATGCCGAATGGGTGGTGCAGGGCGTCGTACCGGCATTTGTACAGGAATACGCCCGCAGGGGCTGGCGGATGTTCAAAGAGATAGACAGGGTATATGTCAACGAAAAAGCGAGAAAAGAGCTGGGATGGGCGCCTAAATACGATTTTGCTTATGTGGTGGAACAGTTAAAAGCTGACCGTGATTTCAGGAGTCTGCTAACGCGGGAGGTAGGTGCGAAAGGCTATCATGCAGAAACATTTGAAGACGGACCTTATCCGGTATAG
- a CDS encoding sensor histidine kinase codes for MAASNYKFLRLYGYPIFCLLTNLIFFLINPYERTFNAWRQFTVLDFFINSLISLLFPLAVIETGIWLTYFLNQRLHWKRNMKMRFIVQLIAHMTIVLLIVNLFFRIPFPAKFAFNQLLYRQSSITGMIFCLVITSIFAAEYLVFRLNNARIEASKLSELAVQAQLDALKLQLDPHFLFNNLSTLTSLIEENQTLSVNYVVKLSSIYRYMMSNRTQNTIAVAVELDFIKNVLFLHQTRYGQAIRVNIAAEVEGWQGEIAPLTLQLLIENAIKHNQFSGDAPLIIDIYLQEKKWLVVRNNKKPKRVKEPGAQLGLKNITQRYVLLCGNKPLIDDGPDYFEVKIPLLKINTKDDVEHIDH; via the coding sequence ATGGCTGCATCCAATTATAAGTTTTTAAGATTATATGGATATCCTATCTTTTGCCTGCTGACAAACCTGATCTTTTTCCTGATCAACCCTTACGAGCGTACGTTCAACGCCTGGAGACAATTCACGGTGCTGGACTTTTTTATCAATAGCCTGATTTCCCTGCTTTTCCCACTGGCAGTGATAGAAACAGGTATATGGCTGACTTATTTCCTGAACCAGCGTCTGCACTGGAAACGGAATATGAAAATGCGTTTCATCGTACAGCTGATCGCGCACATGACGATTGTGCTGTTGATTGTGAACCTGTTCTTTCGCATCCCATTTCCGGCCAAATTTGCCTTCAACCAGCTATTATACCGGCAATCTTCCATTACCGGGATGATCTTCTGCCTGGTGATTACTTCCATATTTGCCGCGGAATACCTGGTATTCCGTCTGAACAATGCCCGGATCGAAGCCTCCAAGTTAAGCGAGCTGGCTGTACAGGCACAGCTGGATGCATTGAAACTACAGTTAGACCCTCACTTTCTTTTCAATAATTTAAGTACCCTCACCTCCCTTATAGAGGAAAACCAGACTTTGTCCGTTAATTATGTGGTAAAGCTATCCTCTATTTACCGCTATATGATGAGTAATCGTACACAGAATACGATTGCTGTTGCGGTAGAGCTGGATTTTATCAAAAATGTACTGTTTCTGCACCAGACCCGGTACGGACAGGCGATCCGTGTGAATATTGCTGCGGAAGTGGAAGGATGGCAGGGGGAAATCGCACCGCTGACATTGCAATTGCTCATAGAAAATGCGATTAAACACAACCAGTTTTCAGGAGATGCGCCGCTGATTATCGATATTTACCTCCAGGAAAAGAAGTGGCTGGTAGTCAGGAATAACAAGAAACCGAAGCGGGTGAAAGAGCCTGGTGCGCAACTGGGACTTAAGAACATCACACAGCGTTACGTGCTGTTGTGTGGAAATAAACCACTGATAGACGACGGCCCTGATTATTTTGAAGTAAAGATACCATTGCTGAAAATAAATACGAAAGACGATGTTGAGCATATTGATCATTGA
- a CDS encoding MBL fold metallo-hydrolase, giving the protein MNFLRTFSLRGVLALLLLSGILSAKAQIAGSPAQPGYYSMQLGDFRVIALSDGTIPLNMHTMLHETKKGEINTLLQQHYLDTVVETSITAYLIMKGDQQILVDAGSGSFLGPTLGKLSSRLAAINVKAEDIDAVLLTHLHGDHVGGLINEGKVVFPNATLYISKPEADFWLTAANKATANKRAQPFFDLAQMTIQPYQQAGKVKTFVPGPQLLPGISAMPAVGHTPGHSFFALESKGQKLVFWGDVIHAGAIQFADPGVTIDFDVDLVEAAAIRKQTFDDAVKQGYWIAAPHLSFPGIGHLRYVGKEYEWIPVNYAEIFAGK; this is encoded by the coding sequence ATGAATTTTCTGCGAACATTTTCCCTGAGAGGAGTATTGGCATTATTACTACTGAGCGGCATATTATCTGCGAAAGCACAAATAGCCGGTTCACCGGCGCAACCGGGATATTACAGTATGCAGTTGGGAGATTTCCGTGTCATAGCGCTTTCAGACGGTACCATTCCCCTGAATATGCATACCATGTTACATGAAACAAAGAAGGGGGAGATTAATACATTACTGCAACAACACTATCTTGATACGGTAGTGGAAACCTCTATTACCGCCTATCTTATTATGAAGGGTGATCAGCAGATCCTGGTAGATGCCGGTTCTGGTAGTTTCCTGGGGCCAACACTGGGTAAACTGTCATCCAGGCTCGCAGCCATCAACGTAAAGGCGGAAGACATTGATGCGGTATTACTGACGCATCTGCATGGAGACCATGTCGGCGGATTGATCAATGAAGGTAAAGTTGTCTTTCCGAATGCGACACTTTATATCAGCAAACCGGAGGCGGATTTCTGGTTGACAGCAGCGAATAAAGCGACTGCCAATAAAAGAGCGCAACCGTTCTTTGATCTTGCCCAGATGACGATTCAGCCTTATCAGCAGGCAGGTAAAGTAAAGACTTTTGTGCCGGGTCCACAGTTATTACCCGGTATTTCAGCGATGCCCGCTGTAGGACATACGCCAGGACATAGTTTTTTTGCACTGGAAAGTAAGGGACAAAAACTGGTTTTCTGGGGAGATGTGATTCATGCCGGTGCGATACAGTTTGCGGATCCTGGGGTAACGATTGACTTTGACGTAGACCTGGTGGAAGCTGCGGCTATCAGAAAGCAGACTTTTGACGATGCTGTGAAACAGGGATACTGGATTGCGGCGCCACATTTATCATTTCCTGGTATCGGTCATCTGAGATATGTTGGGAAGGAGTATGAGTGGATACCGGTGAATTATGCGGAGATATTTGCGGGTAAGTAA
- a CDS encoding LytR/AlgR family response regulator transcription factor, with protein sequence MLSILIIEDELPNAARLKKLLLQIDRNIEIVGEIQTVESAISWLKEHEHPDIICMDIKLTDGLSFEIFDHVTITSHVIFITAYHEYALKAFEVNGIDYLLKPLEEAQLEKSIARIKNLVNLSVAPNLQEVIRKMQYKEVAYRTRFLVSYRNMFIPVMVHHIAYFFSEHKSVYLVTEQGERYVIDQTLEELEQELNPKEFFRATRQYIVSAASIRKIHQTFNGKLKLDLHPPAEEVVVSREKSIALRKWLS encoded by the coding sequence ATGTTGAGCATATTGATCATTGAAGACGAATTACCGAACGCGGCACGGTTGAAAAAACTGTTGTTGCAGATAGACAGGAATATTGAAATCGTTGGTGAGATACAGACGGTGGAATCAGCAATCAGCTGGTTAAAAGAACACGAACATCCGGATATCATCTGTATGGATATTAAACTGACGGATGGATTAAGCTTTGAGATATTTGATCATGTGACTATAACATCGCATGTCATCTTTATTACTGCATATCATGAATACGCATTGAAAGCGTTTGAGGTGAATGGTATCGATTATTTACTGAAACCATTGGAGGAGGCACAACTTGAAAAAAGTATTGCGCGTATCAAAAACCTGGTGAACTTATCTGTGGCGCCGAATCTGCAGGAAGTGATCCGGAAGATGCAATATAAAGAAGTGGCATATCGTACGCGCTTCCTGGTGTCTTACAGGAATATGTTTATTCCGGTGATGGTGCATCATATTGCTTACTTCTTTTCCGAACATAAATCTGTGTACCTGGTTACAGAACAAGGGGAACGTTATGTCATTGATCAGACCCTTGAAGAGCTGGAACAGGAGTTAAATCCGAAAGAGTTCTTCAGGGCAACGCGGCAGTATATCGTCTCTGCCGCCTCTATCCGGAAGATACATCAGACTTTCAACGGGAAGCTGAAACTGGACCTGCATCCTCCGGCAGAGGAAGTTGTTGTGAGCAGAGAAAAGTCTATTGCGTTGCGGAAGTGGCTGAGTTAA
- a CDS encoding Crp/Fnr family transcriptional regulator, with product MIKTNLALLQLMKELSAGEHTKSAITLRHLDIKQKLIMQDQTLQNVYIIKSGVIKCFMTEENEKDYILDFLGEGELLGEIEAIRHKTAGCTVEAITPLTVYALTSTQFRHFLETIPAFNMAVLEQLVNRVMRISEKASRHQLYTLAEILPQLLNTLESQQINFTKQDLSEYLGISVRSLNRMLKDTGHTAI from the coding sequence ATGATCAAGACAAACCTGGCGCTATTACAACTGATGAAAGAACTCTCCGCAGGAGAGCATACAAAAAGCGCCATTACACTCCGCCATCTCGATATAAAACAAAAACTGATCATGCAGGATCAGACATTGCAGAATGTCTATATTATTAAGTCAGGCGTTATTAAATGTTTTATGACCGAAGAGAATGAGAAGGATTATATACTCGACTTTCTGGGAGAAGGAGAATTACTGGGGGAAATAGAGGCGATACGCCATAAAACGGCTGGTTGTACGGTAGAAGCCATTACCCCGCTGACCGTATATGCGCTTACCAGTACCCAGTTCAGGCATTTCCTGGAAACCATCCCGGCTTTTAATATGGCAGTGCTGGAGCAGTTGGTCAATCGTGTCATGCGGATCTCTGAAAAGGCTTCCCGGCATCAATTATATACCCTGGCAGAAATTCTGCCCCAGTTGCTGAATACCCTTGAATCGCAACAGATCAATTTCACTAAACAAGACCTGTCCGAATACCTGGGCATTTCTGTGAGAAGCCTCAACAGGATGCTGAAAGATACTGGTCATACGGCTATTTAA
- a CDS encoding Crp/Fnr family transcriptional regulator produces MSHPLRVHIESVCKLTDEEFDYILSHFTPVKYKKHSTLVREGDLVKHEYFVLKGCLRAYMTEASTGKEFTYQFAAEGWWISERESIVKQIPANTAIECLEDCQLLSLSAENRDKLAREMWKYQHYLLTKSSLGYVALQKRLQLLIMGSAKERFENFVRQYPHLYNRIPKMHIASFLGVSRETISRLYRK; encoded by the coding sequence ATGTCGCATCCGTTACGAGTACATATAGAGTCTGTCTGTAAGCTGACAGATGAGGAGTTTGACTATATCTTGTCTCACTTTACGCCTGTGAAGTATAAGAAACATAGTACGCTGGTACGTGAGGGTGATCTGGTGAAGCATGAGTACTTTGTGTTGAAGGGATGTCTCAGGGCGTATATGACAGAAGCCAGCACGGGGAAGGAGTTTACTTATCAGTTTGCTGCGGAAGGATGGTGGATTTCAGAGCGTGAATCGATTGTCAAACAGATCCCTGCGAATACGGCTATTGAGTGTCTGGAGGATTGCCAGTTATTGTCGCTTTCTGCAGAGAACCGGGATAAACTGGCGAGGGAGATGTGGAAATATCAGCATTATCTGCTGACTAAGTCAAGTCTGGGTTATGTGGCTTTACAGAAAAGGCTGCAATTGTTGATTATGGGCAGTGCGAAGGAAAGATTTGAGAATTTTGTACGACAGTATCCGCATTTATATAACCGTATCCCGAAGATGCACATTGCTTCTTTCCTGGGAGTGTCCCGCGAGACCATAAGCCGTTTATACCGGAAATAA
- a CDS encoding FecR family protein translates to MAQKAKNMNVTDELLSRYFSGEASPEEAMTIDDWRGRNNANNKEFNALRTAWNATSALPYVMQDATAAWQQMQPLPQRTRPQRIHIATWAAAAVLTGIIICAAILLRPVRQHTVTTTADETRQLKLPDGSGIILLANSTFTYPETFATPARNVSLQGKAGFDIHGNAAQPFIITAGGLQIKVLGTAFNVAEDDTCILVKMLTGKILMYTISDTLPVAGGQTAVYSKKDQRIRYDRVFHFENEDLSVVCKALTEAYQTNIIIDQPAIASLKISSNFDNKTLDYVLEVIATTLNIQYTRKPETNEIHFTTEN, encoded by the coding sequence ATGGCACAAAAAGCTAAAAATATGAATGTGACAGATGAACTCCTGTCTAGGTATTTCTCCGGAGAAGCCTCTCCTGAAGAAGCCATGACCATTGACGACTGGAGAGGCCGTAATAACGCCAATAACAAAGAGTTTAACGCCCTGCGTACTGCCTGGAACGCAACGAGCGCTCTTCCCTATGTCATGCAGGATGCAACTGCCGCATGGCAGCAAATGCAGCCCCTGCCTCAACGTACTCGCCCACAACGTATTCATATCGCAACCTGGGCGGCGGCTGCTGTCCTGACCGGTATCATCATATGCGCCGCTATATTGTTACGACCTGTACGCCAGCATACAGTAACTACCACAGCGGATGAAACCAGACAGCTGAAACTGCCTGACGGCTCCGGCATAATACTACTGGCTAATAGTACGTTCACTTATCCTGAAACATTTGCAACACCAGCAAGGAATGTATCGCTGCAAGGGAAGGCCGGTTTTGACATCCACGGTAATGCAGCACAACCCTTTATCATCACCGCCGGCGGTCTACAGATAAAAGTGCTTGGTACCGCTTTTAATGTAGCAGAAGATGATACATGTATACTGGTCAAGATGCTGACAGGGAAGATCCTGATGTATACCATCAGTGATACCCTGCCCGTTGCCGGCGGACAAACAGCTGTCTACAGCAAAAAAGACCAGCGTATAAGATATGACCGTGTATTCCACTTTGAAAACGAAGACCTGTCTGTTGTTTGCAAAGCCCTTACTGAAGCGTATCAGACAAACATTATCATCGATCAACCTGCAATCGCTTCCCTGAAAATATCCAGCAACTTCGACAACAAAACCCTGGATTATGTGCTCGAAGTGATTGCCACCACCCTCAACATTCAATACACCCGTAAACCCGAAACAAATGAAATCCACTTCACCACCGAGAACTAA